From a region of the Bradyrhizobium sp. KBS0727 genome:
- a CDS encoding class II 3-deoxy-7-phosphoheptulonate synthase → MSERWTPDSWRTKPVLQMPSYPDAKALADVEAQLATFPPLVFAGEARNLKKALGRVAAGEAFLLQGGDCAESFAEHGANNIRDFFRVLLQMAVVLTYAGALPVVKVGRIAGQFAKPRSSNTEKIDGVELPSYRGDIINDIAFTKEARVPDPQRQLNAYRQSAATLNLLRAFATGGFANLGSVHQWMLGFLKDSPQSRRYKELADRISDALNFMRACGLDLESHPELRATDFYTSHEALLLGYEQAFTRVDSTTGDWYATSGHMIWIGDRTRQLDHGHVEYFRGIKNPIGLKCGPSLKPDELLKLIDILNPDNEPGRLTLINRFGADKVGDHLGPLIRAVKREGRVVVWSCDPMHGNTITSTSGYKTRPFDRVLSEVKSFFAIHAAEGTHAGGVHLEMTGQDVTECIGGARAITDEDLNDRYHTVCDPRLNAEQSIDMAFLIAELLKQERAGKEKPMPAAAGL, encoded by the coding sequence ATGTCCGAGCGGTGGACACCCGACAGCTGGCGCACCAAGCCGGTGCTGCAAATGCCCAGTTATCCCGATGCCAAGGCATTGGCGGATGTCGAGGCCCAGTTGGCCACGTTTCCGCCGCTGGTGTTCGCCGGCGAGGCCCGCAATTTGAAGAAGGCGTTAGGCCGCGTCGCGGCCGGCGAGGCCTTCCTGCTGCAGGGCGGCGATTGCGCCGAGAGTTTTGCCGAGCACGGCGCCAACAACATCCGCGATTTTTTCCGCGTGCTGCTCCAGATGGCCGTGGTCCTGACCTATGCCGGCGCGCTGCCGGTGGTGAAGGTCGGCCGCATCGCCGGGCAATTTGCCAAACCGCGCTCGTCGAACACCGAAAAGATCGATGGTGTCGAACTGCCGAGCTATCGCGGCGACATCATCAACGACATCGCCTTCACCAAGGAAGCGCGGGTCCCGGATCCGCAGCGGCAGTTGAATGCCTACCGGCAGTCGGCGGCGACCTTGAACCTGCTGCGCGCGTTCGCCACCGGCGGCTTCGCCAATCTCGGCAGCGTGCATCAGTGGATGCTGGGCTTCCTCAAGGATTCGCCGCAGTCCCGTCGCTACAAGGAACTGGCCGACCGCATTTCGGATGCGCTGAACTTCATGCGCGCCTGCGGCCTCGACCTCGAAAGCCATCCCGAACTGCGCGCCACCGATTTCTACACCAGCCATGAAGCGCTGCTGCTCGGCTACGAGCAGGCCTTCACCCGGGTCGATTCCACCACCGGCGACTGGTACGCGACCTCGGGCCACATGATCTGGATCGGCGACCGCACCCGCCAGCTGGACCACGGCCATGTCGAATATTTCCGCGGCATCAAGAACCCGATCGGCCTGAAATGCGGCCCGTCGCTGAAGCCGGACGAGTTGCTGAAGCTGATCGACATCCTCAACCCCGACAACGAACCGGGACGGCTGACGCTGATCAACCGCTTCGGCGCCGACAAGGTCGGCGATCACTTAGGCCCGCTGATCCGTGCCGTGAAGCGGGAAGGGCGCGTGGTCGTGTGGTCGTGCGATCCGATGCACGGCAACACCATCACCTCCACCTCGGGCTACAAGACCCGCCCGTTCGACCGGGTGCTGTCGGAAGTGAAGTCGTTCTTCGCCATCCACGCCGCCGAAGGCACCCACGCCGGCGGCGTGCATCTGGAGATGACCGGTCAGGACGTCACCGAATGCATCGGCGGCGCGCGCGCCATCACCGACGAGGACCTCAACGACCGCTACCACACGGTCTGCGATCCCCGCCTCAACGCCGAACAATCGATCGATATGGCCTTCCTGATCGCCGAACTGCTCAAGCAGGAACGTGCGGGTAAGGAAAAGCCGATGCCGGCCGCAGCAGGGCTCTGA
- a CDS encoding diacylglycerol kinase has translation MLRLWRATVNTRNGLAFAIRSEQAVREELFALALSLPLAWLVGATAMRRFELVAAVAFVLVVELLNTAIEKLADRLTTDHDPQIGWVKDMGSAAVGVALLMAGGFWLFALAERMGAI, from the coding sequence TTGCTGCGACTCTGGCGGGCCACGGTCAACACGCGTAACGGGCTCGCCTTTGCGATCCGGTCGGAGCAGGCTGTCCGCGAGGAGCTGTTTGCGCTGGCGCTGTCGTTGCCGCTGGCGTGGCTGGTCGGCGCCACGGCGATGCGCCGGTTCGAACTGGTCGCGGCGGTGGCGTTCGTCCTCGTCGTCGAGCTGCTCAATACCGCGATCGAAAAGCTCGCCGACCGCCTGACCACCGACCACGATCCGCAGATCGGCTGGGTCAAGGACATGGGATCGGCGGCCGTGGGCGTGGCGCTCCTGATGGCCGGCGGGTTCTGGCTGTTCGCCCTCGCCGAACGCATGGGCGCGATCTAA